ctttttttaacaacagtATCATTACTCTAAAGGTTGCTCGTGTAGTGCCAGAGAgtgtcacaattttttttttttttttttttttttttatttatttaatttgaatcCCAGATTCGCGCCCCGGCCATCCGTGGTTGCCAGGATACAGTGTTGTGCGCACAGCCGCGCCTCCTGCTGCCCAGACTCCTCACATAGCTGTTCAACACCAGGCTAGCTGACTGTTGGTACACCAGaaagacactgacacacaaacagactgctCAAAATGACTACGGGTCAAACATGGAGGCTGGCACGTTTCGGACGTTTTGTGCCATGTTTCAAAGAAAAAGGAGGCAGACAGTGGAAGGTAACTTACACTGACCATGCTTGAATTtatttagctagctagctcgctAATGTTAGTCTCTCTCTAACAAGCCACAAGAATCAGGGCTAAGACGCTTatttaaatagaaataaatgtgCTGGTATCCACTTCATgacaagtaaaaaataaataaataaataaactcatgAAGAAACCTAAAGTTTACTTAGCTACCTTGATAATGTGGCCTCATATGCAATTCTAATAGGAGGAGAATGAAATTGGGTTGGAACTCATTTCTCTCAAttgactctgtgcacaagacgagtgacccacatccggtttcgccagatagcggcacttcagtttccggtctgtgtaatggctaagcctaacgcttacatattctcccggtgcctcacggatttgcccagactaacgataaactatgtccaccaaaacgttgctgccacttcccctgcccccaaaagcaaacgagaaaagggttttaagttatacatctccagctatttgcacaacatcgaaggtatgtaatttagaggaAAGCtagctaacggtcgttagctagctttagctaactaacgtagatggttagcatcaggcgaatcacaccgtaacgtttgttgtgtaaaatgaatctcgtttttgtatccagtggcaagttagctgactatacctgaggcctgtatcatgaagcaagctcagtttccccaggatttctcagacctatctggctacactaatcgagatcatggtgatcaggaataaccggtatcacgacgccggttatcaactcgctcactcaatccaggtttgtctcatcaagagccgtgaacgtgCATGTATAAGGGAGGGTTCCGAGGCAGCTGACTGGAatagtatgaggaggaaaaacaaaatgtacacactaaatcgaacaccgtggctgccgcgaagagaaggcagccacggcataaatgcgcaaactacacatcagtggctcaagtagcccacatctgacgctgacacCTCTGAacgcactgcactgcacagacgtgTTGCGTGTCTGctttacaggctataataaaataaagcggacgccaaaaatccaatcatgtcagtacatcaagttgatagcagggtcaaccctatccctaaccctagcaGGCTAGCTCTCAGAACAggctatttgtgcaataacccccccccacccccaccccccctccgccgcccgcccgcccagcagctacgtatggacaatacatttctgtgcaatatccctttatggaggtatggtttcttcaggctcagggtgtgtagcccagtccgggaaacacccctgggatgaggagaattaattacctcctatttgtgcaataaccccctccccgcccgcccagcagctacgtatggacaatacatttctgtgcaatcttccactgttaacactgtttagtcagttgttttctttttctgttgtttacattctgttcttattgcactcgttattatttacactggttattcagttgtttacgctgctcagtccgttgtttacattctgtttttatctagttattctcaattgcactcattattatttatactggttattcagttgtttacactgtttagtctgttgttgtacattctgttttatctagctattctaaattgcactcattactatttagctcctgttttttagcactagttatatagaccatatcataccagttatatagactatatttatgtataatatttatatttatatacctaaacggtcccacaattccatctctgctgtaatccggaagccaagcaacgacatttcgttgccaaaatctcactgctgtgtttttttgtgcaatgacaataaaagaagtctaagtatCCTGTCCCGATGacaggtgaaccagctttgtgatacagaaaatctggagttgagcctgaggttatctcgctaacgccttaatcccgcttcatgatacaggcctcaggtatagtcagctaacttgccactggatacaaaaacgagattcattttacacaacaaacgttacggtgtgattcgcctggtgctaaccatctacgttagttagctaaagctagctaacgaccgttagctaGCTTtcctctaaattacataccttcgatgttgtgcaaatagctggagatgtataacttaaaacccttttctcgtttgcttttgggggcaggggaagtggcagcaacgttttggtggacatagtttatcgttagtctgggcaaatccgtgaggcaccgggagaatatgtaagcgttaggcttagccattacacagaccggaaactgaagtgccgctatctggcgaaaccggatgtgggtcactcgtcttgtgcacagagcgAATTGGTGTAAGTTAACTGTTATTTGGAAATTACAATGAAGGGCACAAATTACAAGACAGATTTATCTTATCTTCTTTGCTGACTGACCTCTCACCTCAGATTGCTCCAGTTTAAGATCGCAAGGCTGAGACCCTGCAAAATTTGTACTTTGTGGTGgatgtgattaaaaatgcaGGTAGTGAAGAATGTTGCTTTCATACAGTAAAACTGCAATCTACTAAAAGCTACATAAAGCATTATGCATTTTATTaggctttttttaaaacagtaaaatgaccaTTTGCAATGTAAGAGTCATCGCTGTGGGTTGTCTTTCCATCATACAATTTAAAGCCAgtctgttgttatttcctgtttgaatttctaaattttaatattgaacaaaacaaatagCTTATACTGGGCTCCAATTATGGAAAACACTGTGCTGTTTCAAGCAACTCTACTCTTCATCAGTCTGATGAAGAGTAGAGTTTTGGGTGAAATAAACTGCAGTAAGTTGAAGaatctgcagtgtgtgagctttttgttttgtttcattttgtgctggTTTCTGGTCCAGCATCTGCTCTTATTTTGGCTTGGTTGTGCTTGTACAGTTCCAGTTGAAATTTCTTTGTGGCCCTGAGGacctcctctgctgccttccACTTCACCCCATGCTGCTTCAGCTTAATTCAAAGCATCTCTGAAACTGCACGTTCTGCAGATAAACCTACCCACCTTTCAGATCAGTCGTGTGAATGCCTCTGTCGCTGCAATCAGCAACAGAAAAGggtcattcaaagcagcttacctgtcttcaccacatttttgaattgCAGGTCAGAGTATAGTTCAAGCTTGTGAGAGTGATATGTATctctcatttccatcccaaaaacaTATTTTCGACTGAAGTTTTTGATTTGTACAAGTGGTCTACAGGACTGCAGTGACACAGTGGTagaccctctagtggtcagaaattgtGTTGTGCACctctaaataaacaacaacaacaacaacaacaacaacaacaacaaccaaagcCATTCAAGTAAAGAAATGTGAGTAGGCTAAATGTAAGTTTTCCTTACCTTTGATTGCAAGAGTATTAATGGTAGCATTACTGTGTACACACAAGTCGCGTGACAGTCTAAATATCAATTTTCAGTCTGTACATCAGCATTATTTGTGAATGCAAAAGCTTAATTATGGAGTCAGAGACAAAATACTGGATGGGTGATATAGTCAAGAAACAAAatgcagagctgttgcattgacaTATGGTCAACTGATAAGACGTTTGTTTGAACTCTACAGCCTTTTGTAAAGATCTGGGCTATTTTCGTTACATTGCTGAAAATTATCAACCAGACATTTAGAAAACATTGCCATCACCCTCTGTTCAAGTTCTTGTTTAATACTCATATGCCATTTAAAGGAACAAAACAGATCTCCATGAGTAGCTGTTTCCAAAATCCAACAGTAGCCTAATCAAAGTAGTATGAAAAGGACAAACAAATGTAACAGTAGGAACAAAAGATCCTGGAGTGAAATATTCAGCAGGCCTGTGAGAAAATGAATAGAGAGCTGAATTTGTATAGGTTAGTCATTGTGCTTTGGGAATTGGTAAGCTCTGCTTCTGTTGAGTGAAGGAGCCAACTTCTGACGGGGGATTTGAAGAAAGCTACAGATGCAAATTTCTAGAAAGAGAACAGGACTATTCTTAAAATTGTAGGCCACTTGTTACAGACAGaaatgcagtggaaaataaaaatgtgggtAGACAGTTAACCCTAGTTTGTGGTCATTGTAAAGTGACCAACAAGAAAtacagaattaaattaaaattaaattggaACAGAAACCCTTCCACCTTCTATAATGTCTAGGTAAAACATTTGAATGACTGGGCAAGGGAGATAGAAGGCCTGATATTGTGTGACATGTCACAATGTAATATCGTCCACTATTTTCACCAGGTCATTGAAGCAGATGACGGTAAATCTGAAATTGTCCTCACAATTGTGGAATCTGGACAGTTGCTTGTTTCCCAGGGACATGACTTCTTGGTAAGATATAGCTAcattgtttgtctctgttttctatTCAACCTCcagtttttttccctattttgaaatgtaatctTTCATTTATTAAGTAAAGGGAATCCATAAATTTCGGTGGATTGCTCTAACAACTCTACATGCAACATCCAACGTTTTAACCCACAGCCTCTGACTATATATgccatattttgctttattaggTGCGTACTTGATTGATTAtttcatcatctttttcttAGAAGGCATTCTTTTTGTAGGAGGAACCTCTTTCAAAAAATGGCCCTCGATGTGGAAACAGTAAAACCTCATCAAgggtttgtttgcttatttaattttctgagagCTTCTATTACCAGTGATCATACCCTAAGCATTCTCAAATGTTTGTACTTGTAGATCCAAAACAGAGTAGGCTTAACATACCATAACTCAAAAGCCAGGGTTATTCcaatgttgacaaaaaaaaaaaaaaaaaaaaaaaaatcgtaatATAATGCCAAACTAACTTTCTATGCTTTCACgtattttttactattttctaGGAGTagtcaacattttttaaatggaaaaggGAATGTTTTCATGGTCTTTGATATGAATACCTCTGTTTATGTTTAGAAAATAAATTTTCTTTCTATCAGGCGAATAAGGCTTCACCTCTGCACAAGAGTTTAAAATTGGTTTAGCAGTAGTTTTTGTGCAGGGTACATGAGTTCAGTTTGATATTCATGCACAGACTTCCAACTGATAGGATCTTGACATTTCTACTCTAGACTCCATGAAGGGTCACTGCATAAAATATTGGGGTGCCATGATGTTGCAGAGAAGCTGTGTCAGAGGCCTtgtaaatctaaaaaaaaaaaaaaaaaaaaaaaaagtcttgtggCCATAAGGGAATTGCTTAAAATTATTTAAGCCTGTAGAATGACATGCATTGACTTTAGGTGTTTGTAATGTGATACAGTTGTTTTACCATCAAGAAGGAAAAATTGAATATGAATTACACTAATTATAACATACGCTGTGTCCAAAAATAATATTCCAGAATAGGATTTCACTCCTCCATTAGTGTCTTCAAAGAGAGAGTATCTATATTGTGCATGGCTAATTACTagagtttgtgtttatttgtatgctttgttttaaacatttttttcagagtATAAACTAATGAACAACTGATGCTAATGTGAAGAGGGTAGTGGGTATCACTGGGttaacaaaaaagtaaagaaacattaaaaccattcacaaaataaattatgGAAAAGTGTGCCATTCCGCTGGTCAGATCTCTGGGATTCAAATCAGTGACAAAACTTTGCTCCCCAGATAAAACAGTTCTGTGAAGGCCATATGAAATATTCTGCACAGGAGCTTGACATTTCTGGCCAAATCTGATGGGACCTGACTGGATGGTTTTGGTTGGGTCAAATCAGATTTCTCTCTGAATTTCATGGGTACAGGTTCAAAATCACAGTTATTTGCAGGAAAACAGGCACATCCAGTGTTAACTGCATGATGGAAACAGCAATACAAAACTGTGAGAGAAAGAACAGTCCACACATGATGTCTTTTGCTCCCAGGGTTGATTTGTTCCCGCCAAAGTGTGACATTTTGAGCTTCAGCTCTTCATCAGACATCTGAAATCCTACAATTAACATAATGTCTGATGAAGCACTAAACCTTGAAATGTCTTATTTGGTGTTAATAAATCTACTTTGGGAACAACAGGCATACTGTGCGGACTTCTCATTCTCTCAAAATCACAGTTAGAAAATACCATGTACCCATATACAGTTAAATTAAATGTCTTCCTGAGTTTTGGGCTTTGGGATCACAAAAAGCCATCAGGCTTGGTACATATTTAGATTGAAATCTTGTGGGTTATGGTCAAGTTGGGCGTGAATTTTCATGCCTTGATTCAAGCTCAGTTTTATATACCTCATGGACCACAGTCTTTACATTTGTTGTCCTAtttgcacattattttttttagtcagCATTTGCATATTAGAGTGACTTAAATTTTACTGTACAAGATGGATAATACCAGTTTTTGAACAACTGGAAATAACTGTAccatttttgtctgtgtatgcCTATTCTAAACACATCAGCCTTCATTTGTAGTTTTCTGTCAATGACAAGAATATGGTATAGGTGGTAAAATAATCTAATGAACAGCTGAATGTGGGGCCTACCAGCCACTGTACCCTATAGACAAAGCACAAAGTACTCTGCTCTGCAGACAACAGACGTATGGGAGACTATTCAGTGTCTGGTTAATGGAAGTCTAACACTATGACAGGTCAGACTGCAAAGAGCTTTCACTTGTGACGATAGACTGATCATGTATAGAGCGGTGCTGTGAATGCCCCGAAACTTTCAATTCTGAGAGCATTGGCCCAGGGGCCACACAATAAGAGCTGAATTAGACATCTAGAATTTTCTTTGAGCACTTAATGTCGTTGTATGGGGAATCAAGAGATATTCTGAGTATCTACGGTATAATGTTGTACCTGGTATGTGGGTACCCCTAATGTTACAGATGTTACTTTGTGGACGTTTGCCAAGAAGtttttaaaatactttatttttactaccaTAAGTCAGTATTGGGCTATTATTTGCATTTGCtaacactgactttttttttgtcattctaGAAAATCAGTGCACATAGTCAGTTAGACCTGGCCTTGGCCTATGAGTGCAAAATCATTCGCAAGGTTTTTACCTTATGAGTATTTACTACCGTGTtaacatatacagtatacaatTTTGATGCAGCTCAAATAGTGTGATTAACAAGTAAAGTTATCATCACTAAAAAAAACTGGCATCCTATGTTTGCTGCATGTTCATCTACAATCTTACCTTGTTTCACAAATATATTTGTATGCATTACAATTTAGTAGTTAAATGTTTCAACTCAAGGCATGGTGTTTAAAGAACATTTAACAAAACAGGCTCATCACAGATCACCAGATCATGGTGACACATTATTAGTAGCCTatagtgtttgtgtatgtgtacatatgtgcataCTGTATGCGTTCATATGGGTATGTGCTTcatgtgtgcttgcgtgtgtgtaaATGCTTTTCATCAGCCCTAAGTGCTAAGGCTCTGAGGTTACTGGGTAAATAGAGACCCCTGCAGACAGTTGtatgcaacttttttttcaatcagaATTTAGACTGGAATAGTCTCTTTTGTCCCTTTAAAATTCAGTGCTGTTTTGCTGAACCTGCTAGACATACTGTCTCGTAGACAGTTTGTCtacttgttgttgtttcttttccaGTCCCCAGAGTTATATTTGGCTTGCAACCCAGTGAAGTGGCTGGTGAACTTGAAAGCCATCAACCACTGTGGGCAGTGCATGAAACAGTTTCCAGTCCAGGCTGCTGatgagttttattttcttgtattcaGGATGGAATCTCTTTACTTGGTGCCTCGGATTTCCTCAAAGTACACCAGAAATCAGATAACCTAATTTTTCGATACACTGTTAAGGTGAGTTGTGAGGTGCACAGCAGTTCTgccatattttgtattttccacAGGTTTCTGCCCAACATCAGTGGTGAATACTGTCACTTGGACTTGAGTCAGACCATtaagacaaaacacaaagtatGTTGTGTAAAATTTCAGTTTAGGTCAGTTTAGGTAGTTTAggtaaatctaaatgttttaTGGAACAGAAGAATGTGGTATCACATTTGGATTCTATAGATCATGATTTCTTAGCCACATCATGTACTAATGTGTTGCATGTAAATATCTATACCTTTACCTGTTAAATTATAGGATGTAATATAAAAGAGTTTGGTTCACAAACAAATGGTAGCGTGTCATTATTAGCCTCCCTGGAAAAACTGTATGAGTATATCTGTAAGTCAACATACAACCGGCAGAGTCGTTAATGTAGGGAAAGCTGGAACAGACAAACATAGATAGAGTATATTTGTGGATTTCTGCAGGCAAAGAGTCGCTTGATGAGGATGCAGTTTGGTGGGAGTAGCAGGGCAGAGGCCATTAAGGCATGCTCAAATGCTGTAGTCAAACTGATGGAGTACCTGCCTGTCACCACTCAGGATGGCATCACAACACCTAATCAGCCCCCCTCTGAGATCACTGCTCCATTAATGCAGGTAACCCACTTTCCAATCAAGTGAATACAATATTTCTATGTTTATAACCTGAACTTAGGCCCACAGTCAATGGTTTGTGGTTATTATGTGATTTAAAGAATGTAATTCAAAGGTCTTACTTTGTCATATTTTCTTTATGTATTGCCCACACCCAAAGGATAGTAACAAtacacagtgaaaatgtgctaCAGAATTAGgtgcatcagaaacaaacaaacaaaaaatggcatAACATAAAATACCACAGTTATTATGTGCTCCTtggttaattattattatatgtttgATCATGGACTATTCAGTAAGTTACATAAATCATCATGAATCATCATCAAGATCAGTTACAGTGTCATGTACAGTGCCCATTGTCCTCACTAGATGGTGCTATTTACAGTACTGTTAAAGATTACTAAAGAGACATCACTACAACTCAGTGGGTTGAAATGCACTTTCCACTTTACAGGAGCCATGTGCTAATCACATACTACATGGTGTAAGACACAAGATGTGATTTGCCACCCACTGCCCACATGCATCCATACTTCAATGAGGTGGATAACCGCTGAATCTAGTGAAGAATTTTCCTGTATAATTGATTTTGTCTAAAGCAGTCCAGGTGTTATTTCTGAACATCGATAACTGTCTCCCAAAGGTCGAAACTACCACAAACAGAACAACTTccttttcattatttgtgaCGCCATCAAAGCATATAACCCGAGGCTATGCAGGACaaagagatttgtttgttttagcattCCAGT
This DNA window, taken from Myripristis murdjan chromosome 3, fMyrMur1.1, whole genome shotgun sequence, encodes the following:
- the rec114 gene encoding meiotic recombination protein REC114 isoform X1, translating into MTTGQTWRLARFGRFVPCFKEKGGRQWKVIEADDGKSEIVLTIVESGQLLVSQGHDFLDGISLLGASDFLKVHQKSDNLIFRYTVKAKSRLMRMQFGGSSRAEAIKACSNAVVKLMEYLPVTTQDGITTPNQPPSEITAPLMQTGQGEPVEVEPEIVRGSLSIKRLSQHFLGMSLPQVHHHCSLPQGNLEPFLRVCLLDPSFPAFVEEVEGELKKLLQD
- the rec114 gene encoding meiotic recombination protein REC114 isoform X2; amino-acid sequence: MTTGQTWRLARFGRFVPCFKEKGGRQWKVIEADDGKSEIVLTIVESGQLLVSQGHDFLDGISLLGASDFLKVHQKSDNLIFRYTVKAKSRLMRMQFGGSSRAEAIKACSNAVVKLMEYLPVTTQDGITTPNQPPSEITAPLMQTGQGEPVEVEPEIVRGSLSIKRLSQVHHHCSLPQGNLEPFLRVCLLDPSFPAFVEEVEGELKKLLQD
- the rec114 gene encoding meiotic recombination protein REC114 isoform X3; amino-acid sequence: MTTGQTWRLARFGRFVPCFKEKGGRQWKVIEADDGKSEIVLTIVESGQLLVSQGHDFLDGISLLGASDFLKVHQKSDNLIFRYTVKDGITTPNQPPSEITAPLMQTGQGEPVEVEPEIVRGSLSIKRLSQHFLGMSLPQVHHHCSLPQGNLEPFLRVCLLDPSFPAFVEEVEGELKKLLQD